The following proteins are co-located in the Apium graveolens cultivar Ventura chromosome 5, ASM990537v1, whole genome shotgun sequence genome:
- the LOC141660565 gene encoding uncharacterized protein LOC141660565 yields MSHRAKDCTVSRNPGGGGTSGGSGSGSQQNPTARVFALTANQAAANSCTVSGTLLIGRRDAYVLFDTGSTHSVVSLSFVRHLGVAPSVLYPHMSISTPIWNYVVISDVYRECLIVVGDRSCKVNLLPMEMHDFDIILGMDWLSEHRATIDFQGKRGCDGYLAFVKDTSKDKPRIEDYPIVREYEDVFPDELPGFPPHREVEFTIELVPGAEPISKAPYRMAPLELQELKEQLQELLDRGFIRPSVSPWGAHVLSREEHEEHLRTVFKILRERKLFAKFSKCEFWLEEVAFLGHVVSGRGIELDPAKVEAITNWPRPSNVTGYHPGKANIVADAISRKNLGSVASLITQPHLISYLERLGVELYVRGSSGSIANLKVKPNLVSRIKEAQKDDTGLKAIRSEVAGGKQKHFRVDDEGVIWLGSKLCVPADMTIREEILKEAHISDRDTRFTSRFWKGFQQAWGTRLNFSIAYHPRPMDSQRGRFRHWRIC; encoded by the exons ATGTCCCATAGGGCAAAGGATTGCACAGTGTCACGCAACCCTGGTGGAGGAGGAACTAGCGGTGGTAGTGGCAGTGGAAGTCAGCAGAATCCTACAGCCAGAGTATTTGCATTGACTGCAAATCAAGCAGCAGCTAATTCATGTACCGTTTCAGGAACACTTCTTATTGGTAGACGTGAtgcttatgtgttatttgatactgGTTCGACCCATTCTGTTGTGTCTTTATCGTTTGTTCGTCATCTAGGCGTTGCACCTTCAGTATTATATCCTCATATGTCTATTTCTACCCCGATATGGAATTATGTTGTTATTTCTGATGTGTATCGAGAGTGTCTGATAGTTGTTGGAGATAGAAGTTGTAAGGTTAACTTGCTTCCCATGGAGATGCATGACTTTGACATTATTTTGGGCATGGACTGGTTGAGTGAACATCGTGCCACAATTGATTTTCAAGGAAAAAGG GGCTGTGATGGCTACCTTGCTTTCGTGAAGGATACATCGAAGGATAAACCTCGCATCGAGGATTATCCAATTGTGAGGGAGTATGAAGATGTGTTCCCCGATGAGCTACCAGGTTTTCCACCACATAGAGAGGTGGAGTTTACTATTGAACTTGTTCCAGGTGCCGAGCCTATTTCTAAGGCGCCTTATCGAATGGCACCACTtgagttgcaagaattgaaggagcaGTTACAAGAGCTGTTGGATAGAGGATTTATTAGGCCAAGTGTGTCTCCTTGGGGCGCTCATGTgct GAGCAGAGAGGAGCATGAGGAGCATTTACGTACTGTATTTAAAATTTTGAGGGAGAGGAAGTTGTTTgcgaaattttccaagtgtgaattctggttggaggaagtggcattctTGGGGCATGTTGTATCTGGTAGGGGCATTGAGTTGGATCCTGCGAAAGTTGAGGCTATTACTAATTGGCCCAGACCTAGCAATGTGACGGGG TATCATCCGGGGAAGGCGAATATAGTGGCAGACGCTATTAGTAGGAAGAACCTGGGGAGTGTTGCATCTCTTATTACTCAACCGCACCTTATTTCATATTTGGAGCGCTtgggtgttgagttgtatgttagaggATCAAGTGGTAGCATTGCAAATTTGAAAGTGAAACCGAATCTTGTTTCAAGGATTAAGGAAGCTCAGAAGGATGATACAGGTTTGAAAGCTATTAGATCTGAGGTGGCAGGTGGCAAGCAAAAACACTTTCGTGTTGATGATGAGGGTGTGATATGGTTGGGTAGTAAATTGTGTGTTCCTGCAGATATGACTATTCGTGAAgaaattttgaaggaggctcata TTTCTGACAGAGATACGAGGTTTACATCACGTTTTTGGAAGGGATTCCAGCAAGCTTGGGGTACGAGGCTTAATTTCAGTATAGCTTATCATCCGAGACCGATGGACAGTCAgagaggacgattcagacattggaggatatgttga